Below is a genomic region from Spirosoma radiotolerans.
TCGCAATACTGCGCCGGAATACCCCGGCTCTTCACACATTCGGTAATGACCGTTGTCGACAGGCGTTCGCCGAAACTGGTAATTAGATCGTGGGTGCGCAGTGATAGCTCTCGAATAAGCGAAACACCCCGCAACAAATCTTCCAGCTCGTTGATGATACCCCGAACATGGGCAAATACTTTACTCTGCTCTTTTACGGGAATCAGCGCCTTAACCACATTGAAGTGGCGATCTTCAATTCGCCGAACCAATTCCATGTAGTCGGTTTCTCCCGATGTAGCCATGCGACCGATCTCGATCAGTTGATTGGTGATGCCGCCCATCGCCGAAAAAACAACCGTTATCTGGTCACCATTCTGCCGATGGTTGTCAATAATCTGGATAACTTGCTTTATACTTTCTACGGACCCTACCGAGGTACCGCCAAATTTAAGAACCTGCATTACTACGAAAGCGAAAGAGTGAGAGCGAGCGAGCGGGCCATCGATAAGACAGCAACTCGATTAGCGCAAGTTAATGATGACGATGTTGATGAGGGTAGTTTTTGACATGCAAAGATAAGATGAAACATTGGTGTGGATAACATCATCCCTGCATTGGCCAAAAACAGCCATTGCTCCATCTGTCTTATTTAATAAAGTAAGAACCTGTAGCCGTTTGATTATCAACTGTATTAACCTTGACCAGTAGGCCTGCTTTATCACTTATTGTAATTCGCCGTAATAGTCTATCCTGTCCCCTATCGTGGCTTCACTCCGCTGTTGAGGTAGTACATCCATCCGCTCATAAGCCAGTAAGATGGCCTTCGCCAGTTGGGCATGGCCGAAGGAATTTAAATGGCATCCGTCCGGCAACAGAACCGCATCAGGTAGATTGAGACAGGAAAATGAATTAATAACAGTGACCCCAGCGGCTTCTCCTTCTTTAATAAATATCGCGCTGGCCATGCGTCGTAATTGATTCATAAATGGGTCACAGACGGGCATAGGTGTTATCAGGATAACCTTACTCCGACAGGTGCTTAGGGCAGTTAATGCATCGTTTAACATCTGTCTCATATCGGTCAGCCGATCGATGCGTCCAAACCTATACGCTAATTCCAGAATTACCTGTTTTCCCAACCGACGCAGGCGTTCCCTACGACCGGTCGGCTTATAATGAGGTTCAAATACTTTATCGGCGTCTTTCAGTAACTTTTCATGAAACACATGAACCGATATGGGCTGACTCTGGTGATCGATTACACAATGCCCCTCATAAACCGCTGTATTCGAGCCGACCAACAGTGGTTGAAAAAGCTCTCGGAAATACGTATGAATTACCTCAAAATGACCTGGTTGGAGAAAAATAAGATCATATTGGTTCAGCTGAGCATCTAAATTGGCCAATAATGGCCTAATGTGGCTCATTTTGGCAGGCGCGTAATAATCAAGAATAAGGTCCTGTCCAGTTCTGCCTAATGCTGAGGCTACTTGTTGAACGAACCCTTTTCCAGATTCGATCCCAAATCCATAAGTATGGCACCCTCCGATAACTAGTAGTCTCATTTTATTTGAGCAAACAATCATTGAATCATAAAACCAACAAGGCTTATTGGCTGTCCAGGCTGTGATTTATTAGTTACTCTGACAGAAGTGACCTTTTATTGTACATAAGGATATAGGATTGACGTTTGCACAGGCCACGTTCAAGCGCTGGGAAGACAGCGTTAAAAAACCAGAAGTCATGATTTTTCGATCTCACGCTATTATTAAGATTAACATTGGATATGCACTCTGATAAGGCCTTAATCTGTTATATGCACCTGTAGCGACTGGCTTTTAGATCAAAGGAATAGTGCGATTTATAGACGTGAATTGCCCTTTATAGTAACCTATTTATATATTAATTATAACTTATGGACATCAATATCCCTTGGCAGCTTAATAGGGTTAAAGCCAGTT
It encodes:
- a CDS encoding SGNH/GDSL hydrolase family protein; this encodes MRLLVIGGCHTYGFGIESGKGFVQQVASALGRTGQDLILDYYAPAKMSHIRPLLANLDAQLNQYDLIFLQPGHFEVIHTYFRELFQPLLVGSNTAVYEGHCVIDHQSQPISVHVFHEKLLKDADKVFEPHYKPTGRRERLRRLGKQVILELAYRFGRIDRLTDMRQMLNDALTALSTCRSKVILITPMPVCDPFMNQLRRMASAIFIKEGEAAGVTVINSFSCLNLPDAVLLPDGCHLNSFGHAQLAKAILLAYERMDVLPQQRSEATIGDRIDYYGELQ